One window from the genome of Candidatus Polarisedimenticolaceae bacterium encodes:
- a CDS encoding ABC transporter ATP-binding protein → MSQERGDAVVFEGISKFYGEVLGVNRVSLVVGAGITSLVGPNGSGKTTLMNLMTGLLRPTRGHVSVCGVPPNDPERLGRLVGYCTQYDAFPPGVTGLEFVRGGLLLHGDSRAEAERLAWRAIERVGLQDAATRKCAAYSKGMRQRIRLASAIAHDPRVLVLDEPLNGLDPMARSEAIALFESFSKEGRIVLLSSHVLHEVDLVSDRVVLIHHGYVVAEGAIHGVREEVSDRPVQVLIRCDRPSRVASRIFELDSAVEARLHEDGRGLFVRTRNADGFYLLLNRLVVEEGVALEGVAPADDDVESVYRYLIEGEGGRG, encoded by the coding sequence TTGAGCCAGGAACGCGGCGACGCCGTCGTCTTCGAGGGGATCTCCAAGTTCTACGGCGAGGTCCTCGGGGTCAACCGCGTGAGCCTCGTCGTCGGGGCGGGGATCACGAGCCTGGTCGGACCCAACGGCTCGGGGAAGACCACCCTGATGAACCTCATGACCGGACTTCTGCGTCCCACGCGCGGCCACGTGAGCGTGTGCGGGGTCCCCCCGAACGATCCCGAGCGCCTCGGACGCCTCGTCGGTTATTGCACGCAGTACGACGCCTTTCCCCCCGGCGTCACCGGCCTGGAGTTCGTGCGCGGCGGGTTGCTGCTCCACGGGGACTCCCGCGCCGAGGCCGAGCGCCTCGCCTGGCGCGCGATCGAGCGCGTGGGGCTCCAGGACGCCGCCACGCGCAAGTGCGCGGCGTACAGCAAGGGGATGCGCCAGCGGATCCGCCTCGCGTCCGCGATCGCGCACGATCCGAGGGTTCTCGTCCTCGACGAGCCCCTCAACGGCCTCGACCCGATGGCCCGCAGCGAAGCGATCGCCCTGTTCGAGTCGTTCTCGAAGGAGGGACGGATCGTGCTCCTCTCGAGCCACGTCCTCCACGAGGTCGACCTCGTCAGCGACCGCGTCGTGCTGATCCACCACGGCTACGTCGTCGCCGAGGGGGCGATCCACGGCGTTCGGGAGGAGGTCTCCGACCGGCCGGTTCAGGTGCTGATCCGTTGCGACAGGCCGTCGCGGGTGGCGTCGCGGATCTTCGAGCTCGACTCCGCCGTCGAGGCGCGCCTGCACGAGGACGGCCGGGGCCTGTTCGTCCGGACGCGCAACGCGGACGGGTTCTACCTGCTGCTCAATCGGCTGGTCGTGGAAGAGGGGGTCGCCCTCGAGGGCGTGGCCCCCGCCGACGACGACGTCGAGTCGGTGTATCGCTACCTGATCGAGGGCGAGGGAGGACGGGGATGA
- a CDS encoding xanthine dehydrogenase family protein molybdopterin-binding subunit: MATNPTWPEPAKSSLLGKRISRLDGPAKTRGEAKYTYDRKRPGMLWGAVARSPHARARITALDFGTAAKMPGVRAVHAVKKVGDEVKWALDEIVYVAAATEAQAHDAARAVKVSYEILPASVVDDDPKAAGAKEQNPAVQGDPDARLAASKVTIDGTYGLAVVAHLCLEAHGQLVEWDGDSLTAWCSTQSVSGLPGEFAEGLDVPASKVRVICEHMGGGFGSKFSVDAWGIACAELARKAKAPVKLMLDRAAEVAVAGDRPSTYATVKAGADADGRVTAWISRSWGSGGLGGSGSPPIPYVFNFPDRRHQHVSIPTNTASSRAWRAPNHPQACLVTMAAMEDLAAAAGMDPLDFFLKNLDRTAREATYREQFRIGAELMEWKKKWRPRGSAKSPVRRGLGLSLHTWGGRGHKSNCDVVVNPDGSVEARIASQDLGTGTRTVIGVVLAETFGLPLSAVKVSIGDSSFPTSGASGGSTTVGGVSGSTRAAAVKALDAIFEKVAAELGASPDALEAADGTIRVKGNPAKSMPWKKAAARIGAAPLTVRAERPDHLTDSGVGGIQMAEVEVDVDTGIVRMVKMVAVQDCGRIVDLKTAESQVYGGMIMGIGYALTEEKVYDRATGRPLNANMEFYRVPTIGDVGELVAHLQTGPPHDARGVIGLGEPPVISPGAAISNAVANAIGVRVPELPLTPDRVIAALEAAERKVRA, encoded by the coding sequence ATGGCCACGAACCCGACCTGGCCCGAACCCGCGAAGTCCTCCCTCCTCGGAAAGCGGATCTCCCGCCTCGACGGCCCCGCCAAGACGCGCGGGGAGGCGAAGTACACCTACGACCGCAAGCGTCCCGGGATGTTGTGGGGCGCCGTCGCGCGGAGCCCCCACGCCCGCGCGAGGATCACCGCCCTCGACTTCGGTACCGCCGCGAAGATGCCCGGGGTCCGGGCCGTCCACGCCGTCAAGAAGGTCGGCGACGAGGTGAAGTGGGCCCTCGACGAGATCGTCTACGTCGCCGCCGCGACCGAGGCCCAGGCCCACGACGCGGCTCGCGCCGTCAAGGTCTCCTACGAGATCCTCCCCGCCTCGGTCGTCGACGACGACCCGAAAGCCGCGGGGGCGAAGGAACAGAACCCCGCGGTCCAGGGGGATCCCGACGCTCGCCTCGCGGCGTCGAAGGTGACGATCGACGGGACCTACGGCCTCGCGGTCGTCGCGCACCTCTGCCTCGAGGCGCACGGCCAGCTCGTGGAATGGGACGGCGACTCGCTGACCGCGTGGTGCTCGACGCAGTCGGTCTCGGGACTCCCGGGCGAGTTCGCGGAGGGGCTCGACGTTCCGGCGTCGAAGGTCCGCGTGATCTGCGAGCACATGGGCGGCGGCTTCGGCTCGAAGTTCTCCGTCGACGCGTGGGGAATCGCCTGCGCCGAGCTCGCCCGCAAGGCCAAGGCTCCCGTGAAGCTGATGCTCGACCGCGCGGCGGAGGTCGCCGTCGCGGGGGACCGTCCTTCGACCTACGCGACCGTGAAGGCCGGCGCCGACGCGGACGGGCGCGTCACCGCGTGGATCTCGCGGTCGTGGGGGTCGGGGGGGCTCGGCGGATCCGGGAGCCCGCCGATTCCGTACGTCTTCAACTTCCCCGACCGCCGGCACCAGCACGTCTCGATCCCGACGAACACGGCCTCCTCCCGGGCGTGGCGCGCGCCGAACCACCCGCAGGCGTGCCTCGTGACGATGGCGGCCATGGAAGATCTCGCCGCGGCCGCGGGGATGGACCCGCTCGACTTCTTCCTGAAGAACCTCGATCGCACGGCGCGCGAGGCGACCTATCGCGAGCAGTTCCGGATCGGCGCCGAGCTCATGGAGTGGAAGAAGAAGTGGCGTCCGCGCGGCTCGGCGAAGAGCCCCGTGCGGCGGGGGCTCGGTCTCTCGCTGCACACCTGGGGCGGCCGGGGTCACAAGAGCAACTGCGACGTCGTCGTGAACCCCGACGGGTCGGTCGAGGCGCGGATCGCCTCGCAGGACCTCGGGACAGGCACGCGCACCGTGATCGGCGTCGTCCTCGCCGAGACCTTCGGCCTCCCGCTCTCGGCCGTGAAGGTCTCGATCGGCGACTCTTCGTTCCCCACCTCCGGGGCGTCGGGGGGATCGACGACCGTCGGCGGGGTCTCCGGCTCCACGCGCGCCGCCGCGGTGAAAGCACTCGATGCGATCTTCGAGAAGGTCGCCGCCGAGCTCGGCGCGTCGCCCGACGCGCTCGAGGCGGCGGACGGCACCATCCGCGTGAAGGGGAATCCGGCGAAGTCGATGCCGTGGAAGAAGGCGGCGGCCCGGATCGGAGCGGCGCCGCTCACCGTCCGCGCCGAGCGCCCCGACCACCTCACGGACAGCGGGGTCGGGGGGATCCAGATGGCCGAGGTCGAGGTGGACGTGGACACCGGGATCGTCCGGATGGTCAAGATGGTCGCGGTGCAGGACTGCGGCCGGATCGTCGATCTCAAGACCGCCGAGAGCCAGGTCTACGGCGGGATGATCATGGGGATCGGCTACGCCCTCACCGAGGAGAAGGTCTACGACCGCGCGACCGGCCGTCCGCTCAACGCGAACATGGAGTTCTATCGGGTCCCCACGATCGGGGACGTCGGCGAGCTCGTCGCGCACCTGCAGACCGGCCCGCCCCACGACGCCCGCGGGGTGATAGGCCTCGGCGAGCCCCCGGTGATCTCGCCGGGGGCCGCGATCTCGAACGCCGTCGCCAACGCGATCGGCGTGCGCGTCCCGGAGCTGCCGCTCACCCCCGACCGGGTGATCGCCGCACTCGAGGCCGCCGAAAGGAAGGTGCGCGCATGA
- a CDS encoding sigma-70 family RNA polymerase sigma factor, with translation MTALSPRPLPAPDAHGRVAALYRQHADRVYRAAWRVTGNDADAEDVLQSVFLRVLRQEDGAIEDSQAGSYLHRAAVNAAVDLLRRRKAARSEALEPREATLRDPDPGPEAATEMDERKARVRAALTGLNPRAAEMVVLRYFEGYGNREIAAMLGTSWSTVAVTLHRAKARLRAGLLGDLA, from the coding sequence GTGACGGCTCTCTCGCCCCGACCCCTACCCGCTCCCGACGCCCACGGGCGCGTCGCGGCCCTGTACCGGCAACACGCCGACCGCGTGTACCGGGCCGCCTGGCGCGTGACCGGAAACGACGCGGATGCGGAAGACGTGCTCCAGTCCGTGTTCCTGCGCGTGTTGCGGCAGGAGGACGGCGCGATCGAAGACTCCCAGGCGGGAAGTTACCTCCACCGGGCCGCGGTGAACGCCGCGGTCGACCTCCTCCGTCGCCGCAAGGCCGCCCGCTCCGAGGCCCTCGAGCCGCGCGAAGCGACCCTGCGCGACCCCGACCCCGGACCCGAAGCCGCCACCGAGATGGACGAGCGGAAGGCCCGGGTCCGCGCGGCGCTGACGGGGCTCAACCCGCGCGCCGCCGAGATGGTGGTGCTCCGATACTTCGAGGGGTACGGCAACCGCGAGATCGCGGCGATGCTCGGCACCTCGTGGAGCACCGTGGCGGTGACCCTGCATCGGGCCAAGGCGCGCCTGCGCGCCGGCCTCCTGGGAGATCTCGCATGA
- a CDS encoding (2Fe-2S)-binding protein, with amino-acid sequence MAKNDDLDLSRRNFLKTGAASALTAGIVPASLISTDAEGAPELAGPGAVPIRLDVNGAARSLSVEPRTTLLDALRDVLDLTGAKKVCDRGTCGACTVLLDGNPAYACSVLAIDAQSRKIATVEGLGGADGALHPLQAAFVEHDAQQCGFCTPGFVMAAKALVDRESNPTDAAIDRALGGNVCRCGTYAGMRRAVKDGAARMRRG; translated from the coding sequence ATGGCGAAAAACGACGATCTCGACCTCTCCCGACGCAACTTCCTCAAGACCGGCGCGGCGAGTGCGTTGACCGCGGGGATCGTCCCCGCGTCTCTGATCTCGACCGACGCCGAAGGGGCGCCCGAGCTCGCCGGGCCCGGCGCGGTCCCGATCCGCCTGGACGTCAACGGGGCCGCGCGCTCGCTTTCGGTCGAGCCGCGGACGACCCTGCTCGACGCGTTGCGCGACGTGCTCGACCTCACGGGAGCCAAGAAGGTCTGCGACCGAGGGACCTGCGGGGCGTGCACGGTGCTCCTCGACGGGAATCCCGCCTACGCGTGCAGCGTGCTCGCGATCGACGCGCAGTCCCGGAAGATCGCGACCGTCGAAGGACTCGGCGGGGCCGACGGCGCCCTGCACCCGCTGCAGGCCGCGTTCGTCGAACACGACGCCCAGCAGTGCGGCTTCTGCACGCCGGGGTTCGTGATGGCGGCGAAGGCCCTCGTCGATCGCGAGTCGAATCCGACCGACGCCGCGATCGACCGGGCGCTCGGCGGCAACGTCTGCCGGTGCGGGACCTACGCCGGAATGCGCCGCGCCGTGAAGGACGGCGCCGCGCGGATGCGGAGGGGTTGA
- a CDS encoding phenylalanine--tRNA ligase beta subunit-related protein has product MKPELVPEVVPLVRLAVVRAGPVVVGPAARPLEEEIAGMCRTLAARHRGKAPAQIEGLDPARRLYKAFGIDPTQTRPSSEALLRRILQEKPFPRVLNAVDVGNLCSVAFLLPLGLYDLGKVRGEVVLRRGAPGETYAGIRKDAVHVGGRPTLADAEGPFGNPTSDSLRTCVTSGTTAIAMVIFAPASYPAAELRDHAVFGAERMRRHLGGAGVEPTVAWELIPA; this is encoded by the coding sequence ATGAAGCCCGAGTTGGTTCCGGAAGTGGTCCCCCTGGTCCGGCTGGCGGTCGTCCGGGCCGGGCCGGTGGTCGTCGGTCCCGCCGCGAGGCCCCTCGAGGAGGAGATCGCCGGGATGTGCCGGACCCTCGCGGCGCGCCACCGGGGGAAGGCCCCCGCGCAGATCGAGGGGCTCGATCCCGCCCGGCGCCTCTACAAGGCGTTCGGGATCGACCCGACCCAGACGCGCCCCTCCTCGGAGGCGCTGCTCCGACGCATCCTGCAGGAGAAACCGTTCCCCCGGGTCCTGAACGCCGTCGACGTCGGGAACCTGTGTTCGGTCGCCTTTCTGCTTCCGCTCGGGCTCTACGACCTCGGGAAGGTCCGGGGCGAGGTCGTGCTCCGGCGCGGCGCCCCCGGGGAGACGTACGCGGGGATCCGGAAGGACGCGGTCCACGTCGGCGGGCGGCCGACGCTCGCCGACGCGGAGGGGCCCTTCGGGAACCCCACCTCCGACTCGCTGCGGACGTGCGTCACGTCGGGGACCACGGCGATCGCGATGGTGATCTTCGCCCCCGCTTCGTACCCGGCCGCGGAGCTGCGCGACCATGCGGTATTCGGGGCGGAGAGGATGCGACGGCACCTCGGAGGAGCCGGAGTCGAACCGACCGTCGCGTGGGAGCTGATCCCGGCCTAG
- a CDS encoding ABC transporter ATP-binding protein, with amino-acid sequence MIELDGLGVRFGNRPILRDLRAVLRGRAVGLLGPNGAGKTTLIHTLLGFHPPSEGNARLLGRDVGDRSAQARQPVGYMPETDAFIAGMTAVRFVRLMGELSGLPAEAALERAHEALQYVGLGEARYRRLETFSLGMKQMAKLAQAIVHAPAVLFLDEPTNGLDPPARARMLRLVKEIRDSGRTQVVVSSHLLRDVEEVCEEVLVLKDGRVAAHCDLDAERRTNRKFLHLETRGDTRAFAGDAERLGVTAALLGGGRLKMVLPESIEIRDLYAVAARHGVQIRRLDYKRDSLQDIFLRAMETKAEGVDRGGV; translated from the coding sequence ATGATCGAGCTCGACGGCCTCGGCGTGCGCTTCGGGAACCGCCCGATCCTGCGGGATCTGCGGGCGGTGCTGCGGGGCCGCGCCGTGGGCCTGCTCGGCCCGAACGGCGCGGGGAAGACCACGCTGATCCACACGCTGCTGGGGTTCCACCCGCCCAGCGAAGGGAACGCGCGCCTGCTCGGACGCGACGTGGGCGACCGATCGGCCCAGGCGCGGCAGCCCGTCGGCTACATGCCCGAGACCGACGCGTTCATCGCGGGAATGACGGCGGTGCGTTTCGTGCGGCTGATGGGGGAGCTCTCGGGTCTTCCCGCCGAAGCGGCCCTCGAGCGGGCGCACGAGGCGCTCCAGTACGTGGGGCTGGGCGAGGCCCGCTACCGCAGGCTCGAGACCTTCTCGCTCGGGATGAAGCAGATGGCCAAGCTCGCGCAGGCCATCGTCCACGCCCCCGCGGTGCTGTTCCTCGACGAGCCGACCAACGGCCTCGACCCCCCCGCGCGCGCGCGGATGCTCCGGCTCGTCAAGGAGATCCGCGACTCCGGCAGGACGCAGGTCGTCGTGTCGTCCCACCTCCTGCGCGACGTCGAGGAGGTCTGCGAGGAGGTGCTCGTCCTGAAGGATGGGCGCGTCGCCGCGCACTGCGACCTCGACGCCGAGCGCCGCACCAACAGGAAGTTCCTCCACCTCGAGACGCGCGGGGACACGCGGGCCTTCGCCGGGGACGCGGAGCGTCTCGGGGTCACCGCCGCGCTCCTGGGAGGCGGCCGACTCAAGATGGTCCTCCCCGAGTCGATCGAGATCCGCGACCTGTACGCCGTGGCGGCACGGCACGGCGTGCAGATCCGCCGCCTCGACTACAAACGCGATTCCCTGCAGGACATCTTCCTGCGGGCGATGGAGACGAAGGCGGAGGGGGTGGATCGTGGCGGTGTATGA
- a CDS encoding FecR domain-containing protein: MNRQQPPRRPELDDVLAAIREDGPSPSHAASAAERVRHRLGLESGASPAAGPIDSCEGFQSRIPGFLAGRLSSAEALLVDDHTRACVPCRRALVAARAGRDAAVETRRESGSGAWRLKWAAAATFAAMALLAGFAMRERLIPPPDAQPIAVESVQGDLWRVDRGATALLAAGSVLPENEVLRTAPGSRAIVRLADGSRVELRDRTELTVKRRRDGATIALSGGGIIVEAAKQGSGHLDVRTDDALVSVKGTIFAVNHGVSGSRVAVLEGAVAVNTGGEERMLRPGDRASSRPDARPVPLRDDLAWSADSPKYEALLRELASIRKDLRDEIEVPAPRTASRLLSRIPADTAIFVAVPNLSGAFEQASAVLDRHLDQSPELREWWDSRTGNADARREMDEAVAMLREYGRAIGDEIVIAVPLGNDGKPAEPVVLAEVRDAESLKAMLARDVAKVKDVQVRLEEDRLVAGTARSLAAYLPAGDAAPSAFHRRIADAYADGAAFVFAVDLERVIANAGKGDPDTLATLGFANARDLLVERTEHDGRTTTTAELTFAGERSGIASWLAAPSPLGSLRYVSPDASAVAAFAVTSPGTAVADLVAGFSQEAAEGLARFRRETGLDLVEDVARPLGGEIAVALDGPVLPSPAWKMVLEVYDPARVQRSLETLVERANAKAREQGREEIVRLRHEAVGDRSFHAVEATTEVYAVWYAFDGGYLVAAPSRVLVEQAIDRRASGVHIGASAAFRSLLPADARTEYSGIVYERLGEVLGEAVRNVGAGSSPEARALLGERPHLITIVAESSRIRATVEAEGGLGADLGTLLTVLGAASPEGAVPAIAGPPAP; encoded by the coding sequence ATGAACCGGCAACAGCCTCCCCGTCGCCCCGAGCTCGACGACGTCCTCGCCGCGATCCGCGAGGACGGCCCCTCCCCCAGCCACGCCGCGTCGGCCGCCGAGCGCGTCCGTCACCGGCTGGGGCTCGAATCCGGCGCCTCCCCCGCCGCCGGCCCGATCGACAGCTGCGAGGGGTTCCAATCCCGCATCCCGGGGTTTCTCGCCGGCCGGCTCTCCTCGGCCGAGGCGTTGCTGGTCGACGACCACACGCGCGCGTGCGTGCCTTGCCGTCGTGCCCTCGTTGCCGCACGCGCCGGACGCGACGCGGCGGTGGAGACGCGGCGCGAATCCGGCTCGGGCGCCTGGCGCCTGAAGTGGGCGGCCGCCGCGACGTTCGCGGCGATGGCCCTGCTCGCGGGGTTCGCGATGCGCGAGCGGCTCATCCCGCCCCCCGACGCGCAACCGATCGCCGTCGAGTCGGTGCAGGGCGACCTCTGGCGCGTCGACCGGGGCGCCACCGCGCTCCTGGCCGCCGGGTCGGTCCTTCCCGAGAACGAGGTCCTCCGCACCGCCCCCGGCTCGCGCGCCATCGTGCGCCTGGCCGACGGCTCGCGCGTGGAGTTGCGCGACCGCACCGAATTGACCGTGAAGCGGCGCCGCGACGGCGCGACGATCGCCCTTTCCGGGGGCGGGATCATCGTCGAGGCCGCCAAACAAGGCTCGGGGCACCTCGACGTCCGCACCGACGACGCGCTGGTGAGCGTCAAGGGGACGATTTTCGCCGTCAACCACGGCGTCAGCGGCTCGCGCGTGGCGGTCCTCGAAGGGGCCGTCGCCGTGAACACCGGCGGCGAGGAGCGGATGCTGCGCCCCGGCGACCGCGCGTCGTCGCGGCCGGACGCCCGCCCGGTTCCGTTGCGCGACGACCTCGCGTGGAGCGCCGACTCGCCGAAGTACGAGGCGCTGCTCCGCGAGCTCGCCTCGATCCGCAAGGATCTCCGGGACGAGATCGAGGTTCCCGCACCGCGCACCGCGTCGCGCCTGCTCTCCAGAATCCCCGCCGACACGGCGATCTTCGTGGCGGTCCCGAACCTCAGCGGCGCCTTCGAGCAGGCCTCCGCCGTCCTCGACCGCCACCTGGACCAGTCGCCGGAGCTGCGGGAGTGGTGGGACTCCCGGACCGGGAACGCCGACGCCCGCCGCGAGATGGACGAGGCGGTCGCGATGCTGCGCGAGTACGGCCGCGCGATCGGCGACGAGATCGTGATCGCGGTGCCGCTGGGGAACGACGGGAAACCCGCCGAGCCCGTGGTCCTCGCCGAGGTCCGGGACGCGGAGTCGCTGAAGGCGATGCTCGCCCGCGACGTCGCGAAGGTGAAGGATGTCCAGGTCCGCCTCGAGGAGGACCGGCTCGTCGCCGGGACGGCGAGGTCCCTCGCCGCCTACCTTCCCGCGGGCGACGCGGCGCCCTCGGCGTTCCACCGGCGGATCGCCGACGCCTACGCCGACGGCGCCGCCTTCGTGTTCGCCGTCGACCTCGAGCGGGTGATCGCGAACGCCGGGAAGGGCGATCCCGACACGCTCGCGACGCTCGGGTTCGCCAACGCCCGCGATCTCCTCGTCGAGCGCACCGAGCACGACGGCCGCACGACGACGACCGCGGAGCTGACCTTCGCCGGGGAGCGGTCCGGCATCGCGTCGTGGCTCGCGGCGCCTTCGCCGCTGGGGAGCCTCCGCTACGTCTCCCCCGACGCCTCGGCGGTCGCCGCGTTCGCGGTCACCTCGCCCGGAACGGCCGTGGCCGACCTCGTCGCGGGGTTCAGCCAAGAGGCCGCCGAAGGGCTCGCCCGCTTCCGCCGGGAGACGGGACTCGATCTCGTCGAGGACGTCGCGAGGCCGCTCGGCGGCGAGATCGCCGTCGCCCTCGACGGCCCGGTGCTCCCCTCCCCCGCCTGGAAAATGGTCCTCGAGGTCTACGACCCGGCCCGCGTGCAGCGCAGCCTCGAGACCCTCGTGGAGCGGGCGAACGCGAAGGCCCGCGAGCAGGGACGCGAGGAGATCGTCCGACTCCGGCACGAGGCGGTCGGCGACCGCTCCTTCCACGCGGTCGAGGCGACGACCGAGGTCTACGCCGTGTGGTACGCCTTCGACGGCGGGTACCTCGTCGCCGCGCCGAGCCGCGTGCTCGTCGAGCAGGCGATCGACCGTCGCGCGAGCGGGGTCCACATCGGGGCGTCGGCGGCGTTCCGGTCGCTCCTCCCCGCCGACGCGCGGACGGAGTACTCGGGAATCGTCTACGAACGGCTCGGCGAGGTGCTCGGCGAGGCGGTCCGGAACGTCGGGGCCGGATCGTCCCCCGAGGCGAGGGCGCTTCTGGGCGAGCGGCCGCACCTGATCACGATCGTCGCCGAGTCGTCCCGGATCCGCGCCACCGTCGAGGCCGAAGGGGGCCTCGGCGCCGACCTCGGCACGTTGCTGACCGTGCTGGGCGCCGCGTCCCCCGAGGGGGCGGTGCCGGCGATCGCGGGGCCTCCCGCTCCATGA